In a single window of the Bacillus carboniphilus genome:
- a CDS encoding homoserine dehydrogenase encodes MTIIHVAVLGYGTVGQGVVESIHSHQKELQRLLGAEIVVDAILVKDPLKVRDIPPGIVWTTNFDDILELGHIDVVLEAIVGCEPAFSYLKKAIQHGCHVVTANKVMFAHHGNELQQLADENEVHVGYEASVAGGIPIIRSLSELLRVNQVHRLEGILNGTSNYILTEMRENGHSFEEVLADAQKKGYAEADPTADVEGDDAFYKLMILSDLLYGEQPNWTEVQREGISKVDREQMELAEEFGYRFRHVASIEPSSRGLQGKVMPIVVPNQHPFYHVDGVDNAVNVEASLVGSLMFQGPGAGRLPTASAMVEDLVQVLRPSLQRKGSKTIQLDEVEGGATKLLKQWLLFVPQNPSLPTPFITSGKLIKHKSGQKWKAILFLGDDKTIYEWKTRLPMVRLYEIRGAKEWKELNSDQPKVPCLNSLAF; translated from the coding sequence TTGACAATCATTCATGTCGCAGTGTTAGGCTATGGAACCGTTGGGCAAGGCGTGGTGGAGAGTATTCACTCCCATCAAAAGGAGCTTCAGCGATTATTGGGTGCAGAGATCGTTGTCGACGCAATTTTAGTGAAGGATCCATTGAAGGTGAGAGACATTCCACCTGGTATCGTGTGGACAACCAATTTTGATGACATTTTGGAACTTGGTCATATTGATGTGGTGTTGGAAGCCATTGTAGGGTGTGAACCGGCATTCTCCTACCTGAAAAAAGCTATTCAGCATGGCTGCCATGTAGTAACAGCTAACAAGGTGATGTTTGCCCATCATGGAAATGAATTACAACAACTAGCGGATGAGAATGAAGTTCATGTTGGATACGAAGCATCCGTAGCTGGTGGAATTCCAATTATTCGCTCTCTCTCTGAGCTTTTAAGAGTAAATCAAGTTCACAGGCTAGAAGGCATTTTGAACGGAACTTCCAACTATATTTTGACCGAAATGAGAGAAAATGGTCATTCTTTTGAAGAAGTCCTTGCTGATGCTCAAAAGAAAGGCTATGCAGAAGCGGACCCAACCGCAGATGTGGAAGGGGATGATGCTTTTTATAAGCTGATGATCTTATCTGATTTACTTTATGGAGAACAGCCAAATTGGACAGAAGTTCAACGGGAGGGAATATCTAAGGTTGACCGTGAACAGATGGAGCTAGCTGAAGAGTTTGGTTATCGGTTTCGGCATGTTGCTTCCATCGAGCCGTCTTCCAGAGGATTGCAGGGAAAAGTGATGCCCATAGTTGTACCCAATCAGCACCCTTTCTACCATGTTGATGGGGTAGATAATGCAGTGAATGTGGAGGCTAGCTTAGTAGGTTCGTTGATGTTTCAAGGTCCAGGAGCGGGAAGGTTACCGACCGCCAGTGCAATGGTCGAGGATTTGGTTCAAGTCCTGCGCCCCTCTCTACAAAGAAAGGGTTCCAAGACTATCCAGCTAGATGAGGTGGAGGGAGGTGCGACTAAATTACTTAAACAATGGCTTCTATTTGTTCCTCAAAATCCATCACTTCCAACTCCGTTCATTACAAGTGGTAAGTTAATCAAGCATAAATCGGGGCAAAAGTGGAAGGCGATTTTATTCTTAGGGGATGACAAAACCATCTATGAATGGAAGACTCGATTGCCCATGGTTCGGCTATATGAGATTCGAGGAGCAAAAGAGTGGAAAGAGTTGAATTCTGACCAACCCAAGGTTCCTTGCTTAAATTCCCTCGCTTTTTAA
- the metX gene encoding homoserine O-acetyltransferase MetX — protein sequence MNSRAKLHYELNTVNIGAFVLESGEVLHEVEVAYERTGNPGGPTILVCHALTGNQFTVGTIEEPGWWSGLIGPEHIIDTHYFQIITFNVLGGCNGSTGPTSINPQTKKPYQGDFPYPTVRDLVHAQKKALDQLGISSLHAVMGGSLGGMQVMEWGILYPSFMDYLIVLASTPEMSDYGMAFNRIAIEAIQNDPAWNGGYYDASAQIKGLDIARMVGMVTYRTPQLFTDRFNRETKTEGFPAEYQIDSYLNYQGEKLRKRFDANSYLRLLHTMNNHDIGRGRGGWKKAASQIKAPVLCLAYNGDLLYESTRIQEFADEVPNGTFIEVDTIFGHDGFLVEFEKWGPLLKEELETRKGEDD from the coding sequence GTGAATTCGAGGGCTAAACTCCATTATGAACTAAACACTGTCAACATCGGGGCGTTTGTCCTCGAATCCGGAGAGGTTTTACATGAGGTCGAGGTTGCCTATGAGAGAACCGGTAATCCAGGTGGCCCCACTATCCTCGTTTGCCATGCATTAACCGGCAACCAATTTACTGTGGGGACCATAGAGGAACCCGGCTGGTGGAGCGGTCTCATTGGACCGGAGCATATCATTGATACCCACTATTTTCAAATCATTACCTTCAATGTACTGGGTGGCTGCAATGGCTCAACTGGACCAACCTCAATAAACCCACAGACGAAAAAACCGTACCAAGGAGATTTTCCATACCCCACTGTAAGAGACCTTGTTCATGCTCAGAAAAAGGCCTTGGATCAGCTAGGTATCTCTTCTCTTCACGCTGTGATGGGCGGGTCACTAGGTGGCATGCAGGTGATGGAGTGGGGAATTCTTTACCCTTCCTTTATGGATTATCTAATAGTCCTGGCATCTACACCTGAAATGAGTGATTACGGGATGGCTTTTAACCGGATTGCGATTGAAGCCATTCAAAACGATCCAGCTTGGAATGGGGGTTACTATGATGCCTCTGCCCAAATCAAAGGTTTAGATATTGCCAGAATGGTAGGAATGGTCACGTACCGGACTCCACAGCTTTTTACGGATCGGTTTAACCGTGAGACAAAAACAGAAGGGTTCCCAGCGGAATATCAGATTGACTCTTATTTAAACTACCAAGGAGAAAAACTTCGAAAACGATTTGATGCGAATAGCTACCTCAGGCTCTTACACACGATGAACAATCATGACATTGGACGTGGAAGAGGAGGTTGGAAAAAGGCTGCTAGTCAAATCAAAGCGCCTGTGCTATGCCTTGCTTATAACGGAGACTTGTTATACGAGTCAACTAGAATTCAGGAATTTGCAGATGAAGTACCAAATGGAACGTTCATAGAAGTGGACACCATTTTTGGTCACGACGGATTTTTAGTTGAGTTCGAAAAATGGGGTCCTTTATTAAAAGAAGAATTAGAAACAAGAAAGGGGGAGGATGATTGA
- a CDS encoding O-acetylhomoserine aminocarboxypropyltransferase/cysteine synthase family protein: MTHSQDSYGLETLLLHGGQTKDPVTGSRAVPIYQTTSYVFNNTEHAQNLFGLKEAGNIYSRIMNPTVDVFEQRIALLEGGGAAVATSSGMAAIALSILNIAGAGDEIIAATNLYGGTYNLFAVTLPRYGINVKFVDASDPENFREAVTDKTKAFYAEIIGNPSLNVLDVEKVSSIAHEYGVPLIVDNTFASPVACKPIEWGADIVVHSATKWIGGHGTAIGGVVVDSGKFDWNSEKFPGFTEPDQSYNGVRYAFDFGGLGFAYKLRVQLLRDLGSCLSPQNAFLFLQGLETLHLRVERHNENAQKLAQFLQEHPAVDWVSYPGLEDHPSHELAKKYLNNSFGSIVIFGIKGGREAGRKLIDNVELWSHVANVGDAKSLIIHPASTTHQQLSAEELKLTGVTEELIRLSVGIESFKDIANDLDRAIFEATGQSSRVEVAVDSEK, translated from the coding sequence ATGACACATTCACAAGACTCTTATGGCTTAGAAACACTACTTTTACACGGAGGTCAAACGAAGGACCCTGTCACAGGTTCTCGTGCTGTCCCGATTTATCAAACCACTTCTTATGTTTTCAACAACACAGAACATGCTCAAAATCTTTTCGGTTTAAAAGAAGCAGGCAATATTTACTCTCGTATTATGAATCCAACAGTGGATGTATTCGAACAAAGAATTGCCCTGCTTGAAGGGGGAGGAGCTGCAGTTGCGACATCTTCAGGAATGGCTGCCATTGCGCTATCCATATTGAATATTGCAGGAGCTGGTGATGAAATCATTGCCGCGACCAATCTTTATGGTGGAACGTACAACTTATTCGCGGTTACCCTTCCTAGATACGGAATCAACGTAAAATTTGTTGATGCATCAGACCCAGAAAACTTCCGTGAGGCTGTAACCGATAAGACGAAGGCATTCTACGCTGAAATTATTGGGAACCCAAGTCTCAACGTACTAGACGTAGAAAAAGTGTCTAGTATCGCACATGAATATGGCGTGCCACTCATTGTCGATAATACTTTCGCTTCCCCAGTTGCATGTAAACCGATTGAATGGGGAGCAGACATTGTTGTTCACTCTGCAACGAAGTGGATTGGCGGACACGGTACAGCCATTGGAGGAGTTGTGGTTGATAGTGGAAAATTTGATTGGAATTCAGAGAAGTTCCCAGGCTTTACAGAGCCAGACCAAAGCTACAATGGCGTACGTTATGCCTTTGACTTTGGTGGATTAGGGTTCGCGTATAAACTGCGCGTTCAATTGCTACGTGACCTTGGCTCCTGCTTAAGTCCACAGAACGCTTTCTTGTTTTTACAAGGATTAGAAACCCTGCACTTACGAGTGGAAAGACATAATGAAAATGCACAAAAGCTCGCTCAATTTTTACAAGAACATCCGGCTGTTGATTGGGTCTCTTATCCTGGATTAGAGGATCACCCATCTCATGAGTTGGCTAAAAAATACTTAAACAATAGCTTTGGCTCCATTGTCATTTTTGGAATCAAAGGTGGAAGAGAAGCAGGTCGTAAGCTGATCGATAATGTGGAGCTGTGGTCCCATGTGGCGAATGTTGGGGATGCGAAGTCGTTGATAATCCATCCAGCTTCCACAACACACCAACAGTTGAGTGCGGAAGAGCTGAAGTTAACGGGTGTAACCGAAGAGTTAATTCGTTTGTCTGTTGGAATTGAATCGTTTAAAGATATCGCGAATGATTTAGACCGTGCGATTTTTGAAGCAACGGGTCAGTCCTCCAGAGTGGAAGTAGCGGTAGATTCGGAGAAATAG
- a CDS encoding aminotransferase class I/II-fold pyridoxal phosphate-dependent enzyme — MAQSFETSTVHFGLDQETVNRSKTTPIYQTSVFSFKNLEELEAHYTGERAYLYTRMGNPNTDELGQAVAQLENAQAGVASSSGISAIMAGVLAVCKTGDHLIASEDVYGGTYHFLQNQLLDMGITVSFVDFSSPVEMEKAITEKTKLLFSESITNPFLRVEDLRAMVKLAQKHNLVTMIDNTFATPYLVQPIELGIDLVAHSATKYNGGHSDVTAGVMVGSSSLIEKVRQKVVSWGANVSPFEAWLACRGIKTLALRMEKQCDNAAKLADYFRQHPAVEKVFFPKGVSEKGNGAMVTIELQPDVDMNRFFSSLTWIKIVPSLAGVETTVSYPIATSHRSLPEEQQKKLGITEHVVRISVGIEKFDDIKLAFENALEFAKK; from the coding sequence ATGGCTCAATCATTTGAAACAAGTACCGTTCATTTCGGTCTGGATCAAGAAACTGTAAACCGAAGTAAAACGACTCCAATCTACCAAACCTCTGTTTTTTCGTTTAAAAACTTAGAAGAATTGGAAGCTCACTATACGGGTGAGCGCGCTTATTTATATACAAGAATGGGAAATCCAAACACCGATGAGTTAGGACAAGCTGTTGCTCAACTTGAAAATGCTCAAGCAGGAGTGGCCTCGTCTTCTGGAATTTCAGCCATTATGGCGGGTGTACTAGCGGTTTGTAAAACAGGAGATCACCTAATTGCTAGTGAGGATGTGTATGGTGGCACCTACCATTTTTTACAGAATCAGCTCTTGGACATGGGGATTACAGTCTCGTTTGTCGATTTTTCCAGCCCTGTAGAAATGGAAAAGGCAATAACTGAAAAAACAAAACTGCTTTTTTCCGAGTCCATAACGAATCCATTTCTTCGAGTAGAGGACCTTAGAGCAATGGTAAAGCTTGCTCAAAAACATAACCTAGTTACGATGATTGATAATACATTTGCGACTCCATACCTCGTTCAGCCGATTGAGTTAGGGATTGACCTTGTTGCTCATTCTGCCACGAAATACAATGGTGGGCATAGTGATGTAACAGCAGGGGTGATGGTAGGGAGTAGCTCTCTCATTGAAAAAGTAAGGCAAAAAGTTGTGTCTTGGGGTGCGAATGTAAGTCCGTTCGAAGCTTGGTTAGCATGCCGAGGGATCAAGACTCTAGCTTTACGTATGGAAAAACAATGTGACAATGCAGCGAAACTAGCGGACTATTTCAGACAGCATCCAGCTGTAGAAAAGGTCTTTTTTCCTAAGGGAGTTTCAGAAAAAGGAAACGGGGCTATGGTTACGATTGAACTTCAGCCCGATGTAGACATGAATCGTTTTTTCTCTAGCCTCACTTGGATTAAAATTGTACCATCGTTAGCTGGAGTTGAAACAACAGTATCCTATCCAATCGCAACTTCACACCGCTCACTTCCAGAAGAGCAACAAAAAAAGTTAGGCATAACGGAGCATGTGGTGCGTATATCTGTTGGTATAGAAAAGTTTGATGATATCAAATTGGCTTTTGAGAACGCGTTAGAATTTGCCAAAAAATAA
- a CDS encoding arsinothricin resistance N-acetyltransferase ArsN1 family A translates to MNKLTVRDATLSDIEAIRTIYNQGIEDRIATLEVELKTTEFMKDWFCSHGERYSILVAERNAEIVGWASLNPYSPRAAYRGVADLSVYIARASRGKGVGTVLLQEIEKRAVENDFHKIVLFTFPFNQLGQTLYNKMGYQEVGTFRNQGIIDGKFVDVMAMEKLLRK, encoded by the coding sequence ATGAATAAGCTGACAGTAAGGGACGCAACTCTTTCCGATATAGAAGCGATCCGCACCATTTATAATCAAGGAATTGAAGATCGGATTGCTACCTTAGAAGTAGAGTTAAAAACTACTGAGTTTATGAAAGATTGGTTTTGTAGCCATGGTGAAAGATACTCTATTTTAGTAGCTGAAAGGAATGCTGAAATCGTAGGTTGGGCTTCATTAAATCCATACAGTCCACGTGCAGCTTACAGGGGTGTAGCCGATTTGTCAGTTTACATAGCTAGAGCTTCTCGTGGAAAAGGTGTTGGGACGGTCCTTCTTCAGGAAATTGAAAAGCGGGCAGTGGAAAATGATTTTCATAAGATTGTTCTTTTTACTTTTCCATTTAATCAATTGGGGCAAACTCTCTATAACAAGATGGGATATCAGGAAGTGGGAACTTTTCGGAATCAGGGGATCATAGATGGAAAGTTTGTGGACGTGATGGCGATGGAGAAACTGTTAAGAAAGTAA
- a CDS encoding murein hydrolase activator EnvC family protein encodes MRKSGLTIVTAVVLLLGTLTYGVAEASKLSDLQKQQNDIKDKREGVSSDIDSKNAEISSLKAEQEELKKQMQAIDTQIVETNEKIAQKDIEISNKKEEIALLEAEIRDLGIRIEKRNELLKERARSFQRSGGAISYLDVLLGANSFGEFLDRVNAVSTIMDADKQLIKEHEKDLETMENLKKKQEDELAALETLRLELEDMKATLDAQRKEKDALVAKLREQQEHIEAEVMDLQEEEELLKAQEAAMKKAIQLEKERLAELERQRKAAQANGGSYPKDTGGTFMVPAAGYVSSEFAARWGEFHYGLDIAKGGTVPVVSAADGVVIRSYYSVSYGNAVFISHSINGKIYTTVYAHLSSRDVSEGQVVARGTKIGNMGNTGYSFGQHLHFEIHEGPWNAKKSNAVNPRKYLSF; translated from the coding sequence TTGAGAAAGTCAGGATTAACGATTGTTACAGCAGTCGTTTTACTACTCGGTACACTGACCTACGGTGTTGCTGAAGCATCCAAATTATCGGACCTACAAAAGCAACAAAATGATATTAAAGATAAGCGTGAAGGTGTAAGCAGTGATATAGACAGCAAAAATGCTGAGATTAGTAGTTTAAAAGCTGAGCAAGAAGAATTAAAGAAACAGATGCAAGCCATTGATACACAGATTGTAGAAACGAATGAAAAGATTGCCCAAAAAGATATCGAGATTTCCAATAAAAAAGAAGAAATTGCACTTCTTGAAGCTGAAATCAGAGACCTTGGGATTCGAATTGAGAAGAGAAATGAGTTATTAAAAGAGCGCGCTCGCTCTTTCCAACGTTCTGGTGGGGCTATCAGTTATTTAGATGTTCTACTTGGTGCGAATAGTTTTGGTGAGTTCTTAGATCGTGTTAATGCCGTTTCTACTATCATGGATGCGGACAAGCAGTTGATCAAAGAGCATGAAAAAGATTTAGAAACGATGGAAAACTTAAAGAAAAAGCAAGAAGATGAGCTAGCAGCCCTGGAAACTCTTCGTCTAGAACTTGAAGATATGAAGGCAACTTTGGATGCACAACGTAAAGAAAAAGATGCTCTTGTGGCCAAGCTTCGCGAACAACAGGAGCACATCGAAGCTGAAGTCATGGATTTACAAGAAGAAGAAGAATTATTAAAAGCTCAAGAAGCCGCTATGAAAAAGGCTATTCAATTAGAGAAAGAACGTTTGGCAGAATTAGAAAGACAACGTAAAGCCGCTCAAGCAAATGGAGGCTCATACCCGAAAGATACGGGTGGAACTTTCATGGTACCAGCAGCAGGATATGTATCTTCTGAATTTGCAGCTAGATGGGGAGAATTCCATTACGGCTTAGATATTGCTAAAGGTGGAACTGTGCCTGTCGTGTCAGCGGCAGATGGTGTTGTTATTCGTTCATACTACTCTGTCAGCTATGGAAATGCGGTATTCATCAGTCACTCCATTAACGGTAAAATCTATACAACCGTTTATGCTCACCTTTCTTCTCGTGACGTAAGCGAGGGTCAAGTGGTCGCACGCGGTACAAAAATCGGTAACATGGGGAATACAGGGTATTCTTTTGGACAGCATTTACACTTTGAAATCCATGAAGGACCGTGGAATGCTAAAAAGTCCAATGCTGTAAACCCTCGTAAATACCTATCATTCTAA
- the ftsX gene encoding permease-like cell division protein FtsX, translating to MKARTLGRHFRESLKSLGRNGWMTFASVSAVTVTLLLVGVFFLIMMNLNSVATSLEEDVEIHVYIDLTAGQDEIDQLGEQIKKLSGVESVTFSSKEEELAAFAESMGDEGELFSLWEQENPLHNKYIVTAVDPRNTQAVANKIQVLQSVSDTEYGAGKIENLFNILEIGRNVGLVLIIGLLFTAMFLISNTIKITILARRKEIEIMRLVGATNGFIRWPFFLEGIWLGVLGSLFPIFVIAMLYRYVFDYLSPKLQGSFIQILEYTPFIYQLSALLILLGALIGVWGSTMSIRKFLKA from the coding sequence ATGAAAGCTAGAACCCTCGGTCGTCATTTTCGTGAGAGTTTAAAGAGTTTAGGTCGTAATGGTTGGATGACGTTTGCATCTGTCAGTGCCGTAACCGTTACATTGTTACTCGTTGGTGTATTTTTTCTTATCATGATGAATTTGAACTCAGTTGCGACGTCGTTGGAAGAGGATGTTGAAATCCACGTCTACATTGATCTGACGGCAGGTCAGGATGAAATAGACCAATTAGGTGAACAAATTAAAAAGCTCAGCGGTGTTGAATCCGTGACATTTTCTTCAAAGGAAGAAGAACTTGCTGCTTTTGCTGAAAGCATGGGGGATGAAGGTGAACTCTTCTCATTATGGGAACAGGAAAATCCTCTACACAACAAATATATAGTGACAGCCGTTGACCCACGAAACACACAAGCTGTTGCCAATAAAATTCAAGTTTTACAGAGTGTTAGTGACACTGAATATGGTGCCGGAAAAATTGAAAACTTATTTAACATCTTAGAAATAGGTCGGAATGTTGGTTTAGTTTTAATCATCGGATTACTATTTACTGCGATGTTCTTAATCTCCAACACAATTAAAATTACCATCCTTGCCAGAAGAAAAGAGATTGAGATTATGCGTTTAGTAGGGGCAACCAATGGATTCATCAGATGGCCATTTTTCCTTGAAGGAATTTGGCTTGGTGTACTAGGATCGCTCTTTCCGATATTCGTCATCGCCATGTTATATCGTTATGTATTTGATTATCTATCTCCGAAACTACAAGGAAGTTTTATTCAAATACTAGAGTACACGCCATTTATCTACCAATTATCAGCATTACTCATTTTGCTAGGCGCTCTAATTGGTGTTTGGGGAAGTACAATGTCGATTCGTAAATTCTTGAAAGCATAA
- the ftsE gene encoding cell division ATP-binding protein FtsE: protein MIEMIDVYKKYSNGVMAANGINVKIEKGEFVYVVGPSGAGKSTFIKMMYREERPTKGSVIVNGTNLSKLRNSRVPMFRRNLGVVFQDFKLLPKLTVYENVAFALEVIEETPKQTRRRVMEVLDLVSLKHKARMLPTELSGGEQQRISIARSIVNKPKVVIADEPTGNLDPETSWEIMKIFEEINNRGTTVVMATHNKDIVNRLKHRVIAVENGQIARDEEKGEYGYES, encoded by the coding sequence ATGATAGAGATGATTGACGTTTATAAGAAGTATTCAAACGGCGTTATGGCTGCAAATGGCATTAACGTAAAGATAGAAAAAGGTGAATTTGTTTATGTTGTAGGTCCCAGTGGAGCTGGTAAATCTACTTTTATAAAAATGATGTATAGAGAAGAGAGGCCAACAAAGGGCTCTGTTATTGTAAATGGGACCAATCTTTCAAAACTACGAAATAGTAGAGTCCCCATGTTTAGAAGAAACTTGGGCGTAGTCTTCCAGGATTTCAAGCTACTGCCAAAATTAACGGTGTATGAAAACGTAGCGTTTGCCCTTGAAGTAATCGAAGAAACTCCAAAGCAAACCCGTCGAAGAGTGATGGAGGTTTTGGATTTAGTTAGCTTAAAGCATAAGGCAAGAATGCTTCCAACCGAGCTTTCTGGTGGAGAGCAGCAAAGAATTTCCATTGCTCGCTCGATTGTGAACAAGCCGAAGGTCGTCATTGCGGACGAGCCTACAGGAAACTTGGATCCAGAAACTAGCTGGGAGATTATGAAAATCTTTGAAGAAATCAATAACCGTGGGACCACTGTGGTAATGGCGACACACAACAAGGATATCGTTAACAGATTAAAACATCGTGTCATTGCTGTAGAAAATGGTCAAATTGCTCGCGATGAAGAGAAAGGGGAGTACGGCTATGAAAGCTAG
- the cccB gene encoding cytochrome c551: MPKKITAFLFFTVLILAACGGGEDEQDTTTEDGGKENTAIAVKAEPLYEQKCLNCHGRNMEGQGNAPGLKNVGAKYDQAEIENIIVNGKEGGMPAGLYQGEEAATLAEWLATLK; the protein is encoded by the coding sequence ATGCCAAAAAAAATAACTGCTTTTCTTTTCTTCACTGTACTTATCCTAGCAGCATGCGGTGGTGGGGAAGACGAACAGGACACAACAACTGAGGATGGTGGCAAGGAAAACACAGCGATTGCCGTCAAAGCAGAGCCACTTTACGAACAAAAATGTCTGAATTGTCACGGACGTAACATGGAAGGTCAAGGGAATGCTCCGGGACTAAAAAATGTCGGCGCCAAATATGATCAAGCTGAAATTGAAAACATCATCGTCAACGGTAAGGAAGGTGGAATGCCTGCTGGACTATACCAAGGCGAGGAAGCCGCTACCCTAGCAGAATGGCTTGCTACTTTAAAATAA
- a CDS encoding YitT family protein, whose protein sequence is MSKGYTDTTPPFLHKVSEYAHVLVGSAIVAIAFNVLLLPNRVASGGVSGISTILDAVLGWEPAFVQWALNIPLFIAGLIFLGFQYGVKTLIGTLFLPFVVLLTKDWEPFTLNPLLGALFGGMGVGLGLGIVFRGNASTGGTDLAAQIVHKYSGLSLGTCVAIIDGMIVLAAAIVFDVEGGLYALIGLYTTSKTIDVVQIGLKRSKMALIITDYEQQVREGVLHKIPRGVTKLQAYGGYTDNARSILMCVVDQTEFTKLKDLVKSIDANAFVVVMDASEVLGEGFKRG, encoded by the coding sequence ATGAGTAAAGGTTACACAGACACCACGCCCCCATTTTTACACAAAGTATCGGAATACGCCCATGTGTTAGTGGGTTCGGCCATTGTGGCCATTGCATTTAATGTGCTTTTATTACCAAACCGTGTTGCTTCCGGTGGAGTTAGCGGGATCAGTACCATTTTGGATGCCGTTCTTGGCTGGGAGCCAGCGTTTGTTCAATGGGCTTTAAATATCCCTCTCTTTATAGCAGGACTCATTTTTTTAGGATTTCAATACGGGGTTAAAACCTTGATAGGGACTCTCTTTTTACCCTTTGTGGTTCTTTTAACAAAGGATTGGGAGCCGTTCACATTAAATCCGCTTCTTGGCGCGCTTTTCGGAGGCATGGGTGTCGGTTTAGGTTTAGGAATTGTGTTCAGAGGTAATGCGTCCACAGGTGGGACAGACCTGGCAGCACAGATTGTTCATAAATATAGTGGTTTAAGCCTCGGGACCTGTGTGGCCATTATCGATGGAATGATTGTTCTTGCCGCTGCGATTGTGTTCGATGTTGAAGGCGGATTATATGCACTCATAGGACTTTATACAACTAGTAAAACTATTGATGTCGTGCAGATTGGATTGAAGCGATCCAAAATGGCGCTGATCATCACCGATTATGAGCAACAGGTTAGAGAAGGAGTTTTGCATAAAATTCCACGTGGCGTGACAAAACTACAAGCATACGGGGGTTACACCGATAATGCACGCTCTATACTGATGTGCGTGGTAGATCAAACTGAGTTCACAAAGCTAAAAGACCTTGTAAAAAGTATAGATGCTAATGCATTTGTAGTTGTAATGGATGCTTCTGAAGTTTTAGGGGAAGGATTTAAACGAGGATAA